The Bradyrhizobium betae genomic interval GCAGGATCGCCCGGTTGCAGGTGCTCCTGATCAGATCGACGTCGTGCGAGGCCAGCACCAGGATGCCGGCGCGTGCAACGATCTGGTCGAGCCGCTCCCGCGCCTTTTTCCGGAACTGCTGGTCGCCGACGCCGATCCATTCGTCGAGCAGCACGATCTCGCCCTCGACCGCGGTCGCAACGGCGAAGATCAGGCGCAGCATCATGCCGCTGGAATAGGTGCGCAGCGGCAGGTCGAGTCGGTCGCCGAGCTCGGTGAACTCGGCGATTTCCGCCCGCCGCGCCTCGATCTCGGCGCGCCGCGCGCCGATCACGAGCCCGCGCCGCATGATGTTCTCGTAACCGGTCGCTTCCTCGTCGATGCCGGCCGACAGATCGAACAGCGACAGGCAGCGGCCGAGCACGTCGACGCTGCCCGTGGTCGGATGGTAGATCCCGGCGAGAACGCGCAGCAAGGTGGTCTTGCCGGCGCCATTGCCGCCGATGATGGCGAGGCGGTCGCCCGCGCGGATGTCGAGGCTGACGTCGTTCAGGGCGCTGATGATGTGCGGGACCGCCGCCTTCCGCCGCCGCGTCACCGCGCTGACGAACCGGCTGCGCAGCGAGCGGTCGCGGAACGACAGCACCGGAAACGTCACCGAGACGTTGCGCAGGACGATGTGGGCAGCAGGGCTCATGCGCGCCTCACAGCCAGTACGCCACGCGGTGGCGGTACCGCGCGTAGCAGCCAAGGCCGATGGCACAAGCGACCGCCGCATAGACGACCCCGAGCAGCCATTGCTCCGCGTCGGTCGGCTGCGACAGCAGCGGCCTGCGCACGAGATCGAGCAGGGTCGCGAATGGATTGGCGCGGATCAGCCAGTGAAATGCGGTGCCGCGCACGGCGTCCTCGGTCCAGATGATCGGCGTCAGGAAGAAGATGAATTGCAGGCCGCTGACGATGGCCGATCCGATGTCGCGGAAGCGCGCGCAGAGCATGCCGAGCGCGACCGAGCCGCCGAGGAGAACGACGAGCAGGATCGCAAAGCCGGGCACCGCAAGCAGCATGTCCCAGTGCAGCGGCCATGGCATCACGACATAGAGCAGGATCACGATCACCAGATGATGCGCAAAGATCAGGACGTTGCGCGCGATCATCTGCAGGACGTGCACGATCAGCGGCGCCGGCACCGCCTTGATCAGGTGGCCGGAGGCCACGAAGATGCTGGAGCCCTCCTGCAGCGTGGTTGCGATCAGGGTCCAGACCGTCAGGCCGACCGCGAACAGCGGCAGGAAGCCGGCAATGTCCTGCTTGAACAGGGTCGCATAGACCGTGCCGACACTGGCGATCGTCGCAGCCAATGTCAGCGTGATCCAGAGCGGGCCGATCACGGTGCGCCGGTAGCGCAGCGAGATGTCCATCAGCGCGAGCGTGCCCCACCGATCGGGCCGCGTCGCCTGTGCAAGGATTTCATTCACAGCGAGCTGAATTCGACTGCCCATTCCACTTCCGGCATTCCGATACCGCGAAAGGATAGCAGATCGCGGGTGTTTTGGTCGACGCTCTCTATCGGCCCGCCCCGGGCGGGGCAATCAACCGTAGGGCTGATGTGGGCCGAAGTCAGGCGCGCTTCTTGCCTCGCCGGACGCCGCGGCGACGGTCCTTCACCGGCGGTTTCGGCGCCAGTTCCGGCATTTCGGCCTGGACTTCGCGGTAACGGGTTAGCATCCGTTCAAAACTGGCGTTCAGGGTCTGCGCGATGTCGGGGCGCTTCTCGAGACTGGCCAGGATCGTCGCGGCGGCCTCGATGGTGGAGAGCCCGTCCTTGCGCGGCTCCTTGCGCAGGCGCCCGTAGCGCGAGGGATGCGCCGGGTTGAGGATCACGCGCTGGCATTTCAGCATCCAGGGATTGCGCCACCACAGCGCCTTGGCCTGGCTCCAGGTGCCGTCGAGCAGAACCACGCCTTCGAGCTTGCCGAGGAGCGCGCGCTGGTTGTCCGCGACCTCACCCTTGCGGTTGAGCGCCACGATCTCGCCTTCAGCCTCGAGGTCGGCGGCGCGCGCCGAGCCGAGATAGAGCACGGCCCAGTGCGAGGCGTTCTCGATCGGCTGGCCCAGCGCCTTGGACAGGCTCGGCCAGGACAGGCCGACCCGCAACGTCGCCTTGGCGAAATGCCGGGCCAGCAGCCGCGCGGTGCCGAGCGCCCTGTCCTGCTCCTGCGGATGCTGGAGGATCAGGAGCCCGAGGCGGTTCTCGACGGGCGTGACGCTGTCGCAGATGCACAGCGGCATCGGCTTCTGGCAGTGCGGGCATTCGGGGATCGGATCGGCCGGCGCGGCGGCGGTGGGGTTCGACATGGTCGCCGCTATACGCTTTGGACGGCGGTTCAACAACCTATTCCGCCGGCGCGGCGAGCGGCCGCGGCTCGGAGCGGCGGCGCAGGCGGTCGATCAGCAGGTAGATCACGGGCGTGGTGTAGAGCGTCAGGATCTGCGAGACGAACAGGCCGCCGATGATGGTGATGCCGAGCGGTCGGCGCAGCTCCGTGCCGGGGCCGGTCGCGATCACGAGCGGAATGCCGGCGAACAGCGCCGCCATGGTCGTCATCAGGATCGGACGGAAACGCGCCTGGCAGGCCTCGAAAATCGCTTCCGCCGAGGACAGGCCGCGCTGGCGTTCGGCATCGAGCGCGAAGTCGACCATCATGATGCCGTTCTTCTTGACGATGCCGATCAACAGAATGATGCCGACGAAGGCGATCACCGTCAGCGGCGTGTTGGTGATCTGCAAGGCGAGCAACGCGCCAAGGCCGGCCGAGGGCAGCGTCGAGATGATCGTCAGCGGATGCGCAAGGCTCTCATAGAGCACCCCGAGCACGATATACATCGCCACCAGCGCGCCGAGGATCAGCAGCGGCTGGCGGCCGCTGGTCTTGGCGAAATCGCCGGCATTGCCGTCAAAACTGCCGCGGATGCCCTCCGGCATGTGCAATTCCTCGACAGCGCGCTGGACGTTCTGGGTCGCGGTCTGGAGCGGCACGTCAGGCAGCAGGTTGAACGACACAGTGGTCGAGGGGAACGACTGCGAATGATAGACCGCGAGCGCGGCAAGCCCGCGCGTCACGCGCACCACGGCCGACAGCGGCACCTGCACGCCGCCCGCGCCGGCGACATAGATGCGGTCGAGATTGGAGGGATCGACCTGGAATTTCGGGTCGATCTCGAGCACCGTCATGTACTGGTTGCGCTGGGTGTAGATGATCGAGACCTGGCGTTGAGAAAACGCGTTGTTCAGCGCGTTGTCGATGTCCTGAACGCGCACGCCCAGCGCCGACGCCTTCTGGCGGTCGATCGCCAAAGTCAGTTGAAGTCCGCCGGGGTCGCGGTCGCTGGAGATGTCGGTGATGCCCTCGACGCTCTCCAGGCGCTTGGCCACGATCGGCGCCCATTTCTGCAGCAGGCCGAGGTCGGTGCTGGAGAGCGTGTACTGGTAGTCGGAATCGCTTTGCCGCCCGCCGGCGCGCACGTCCTGGGCGGCGAACATGAAGAGGCGGATGCCGGGCACGGGGAACAGCGCGCGCCGCAGCCGATCGATCACGACCTGGGTGGAGACGTGATCGCGCTCCTCCGGCGGCTTCAGGCTGATGAACATGGTGCCGCGGTTCGAGGTCGCGCCCCCCGGCCCGCCTCCGCCGCCGACCGTCGAACCGATGCCGGCCACCGCCGGATCCTGCATCACGATGTCGGCGAGCCGCTGCTGAAGACTGAGCATAGACTGGAACGAGATATCCGCCGAGGCCCGCGTCGCGCCGATGACGAAGCCGGAATCGTCGGTCGGGAAATAACCCTTGGGGACCTTGATGTAGAGCGTCACCGTCAGGCCGATGGTGGCGAAGAACACCAATAGCGTCAGCAGCGGAAATTCCAGCACGGTGCGCAGGGTGCGGGCGTAGAACGCGACGATGCGCGACAGCGAGCCCTCGATGACGCGATCGAACAGCGTCGCCGTACCGGACGTGGCCTGCCTGATGTAATGGGCGCAGATCATCGGCGTCACCGTCAGCGACACCAGGGTCGAGACCACGATCGCGAAGGTCAGCGTCAGCGAGAACTCGCGCAGCAGCCGGCCGACGATGCCGTCCATGAATATCAGCGGCGTGAAGGCCGCGACCAGTGACAAACTGATCGAGACCACGGTGAAGCCGATTTGCCGGGCTCCCTCCAGCGCCGCCTGGAGCGGCCGCATGCCGTGCTCGAGATTGCGGTACATGTTCTCGATCATGACGATGGCGTCGTCGACCACGAACCCGACCGAGATCGCCAGCGCCATCAGCGACAGATTGTCGATCGAGAAGCCCGCGACCCACATGCCGGCGCAGGTGCCGGCCAGCGCCAGCGGCACCGAAATGCCGGCGGCGATCGTCGGCGTGAGCCGCCGCAGGAACACGAACACGACGACCATCACCAGGATGGCGGTCGCCAGCAGCGTCCACTGCATGTCCATCACGCTGGCGCGGATCGTGCTGGTGCGGTCGACCAGGGTGGAGACGTCCACGCCGGCCGGAATCCACTGCTTCAACTCGGGGATCAGCGCCTTCACCCGGTCGACGGTGTCGATCACGTTGGCGTCGCCCTGCTTGGTGATCTGGATCAGAACCGCCGGCTGCTTGTTGAACCACGCGATCGAACGGGCATTGCGCACGCCGTCCTCGATATCGGCGACGTCGGACAGCCGCAGGAAACTGCCATTCGAGCTCTTGATGACGATGTCGCGGAACTCTTTCGCCGTGCGCATCTGCCTGTTCAACGACAGCGTCTCGCTCTGGCGCTCGCCGTTGAAGATGCCGACGGGACCGAGCGGGTTGGCGTTGACGATCGCGGTCCGCACGTCGTCGGTGGCGATGCCCGCGTTCGACAGCGCTACGGGATTGAGCTGGATCCGCACCGCTGGCTGGTCCGCGCCGCTGATCGTGACGTTGCCGACGCCGGGGACCTGCGAGATGCGCTGAGCCACCACGGTATCGGCGACATCGTAGATCGCGCTCGCGGACAGCGTCTTTGAGGTCAGCGCCAGCACGAAGACCGGCGCGCCGGCCGAGTTGGCCTTGCGGAAGCGCGGCAGGGTCGGCAGGTCGCTCGGCAGGTCGACCATCGCTGCATTGATCGCCGCCTGCACGTCGCGGGCGGCCTTGTCGATGTTGCGTCCGATGTCGAACTGAAGCTGGATGTTGGTCGTGCCCAGCGACGAGGTCGAGGTGATCTGGTTGATGCCCGAGATCTCGCCGAGCCGCCGCTCCAATGGCGAGGCCACCGTGGCCGCCATCACGGACGGGTCGGCTCCAGGGCGGCTCGCGGAAACGAAAATGGCCGGGAAGTCCACGTTCGGGACTGAGGCGACGGGGAGGAACTCGTAGGCCACGACACCCAGCAGGAACAACCCGATCGACAGCAGCGTGGTCGCCACCGGCCTGCGGATGAAGGGCTCCGAGATCGATGCCATCACTGCATCCCCTCGGTGGCGCCGGCGACCGGCGGGCCCCCGGGCTCGACCGGCGGCAGCGCGCGTTCGAGGCGGCGGTTGATGCGGTCGAGCGCGAGGTAGATCACGGGTGTCGTGTAGAGCGTCAGCAGCTGGCTCAGCAGCAGGCCGCCGATGATGGAGATGCCGAGCGGGAAACGCAGCTCCGCGCCGGTGCCGCTTTCGATTGCGAGCGGCAGCGCGCCGAACAGCGCGGCCAGCGTCGTCATCATGATCGGGCGGAAGCGCAACAGGCACGCCTGCACGATCGCCTCCTGCGGCGACATGCCCTTCCCGCGCTCGGCTTCCAGCGCGAAGTCGATCATCATGATCGCGTTCTTCTTGACGATGCCCATCAGCAGGATGATGCCGATCAGGCCGATCACCGAGAGGTCCTGCCCGCACAGCATCAGTGCCAGGATGGCGCCGACGCCGGCCGAGGGCAGCGTCGAGAGGATCGTGATCGGGTGGATGTAGCTCTCATAGAGCACGCCGAGCACGATGTAGATCGTGATCACGGCGGCGAGCAGCAGCCAGGGTTGTCCCGCGAGCGCCTTGGCGAATTCGGCGGCGTCGCCGGAATAGACGCCGAGGATGCTGTTGGGCATTTCGATGCGGGCCTCGATGGTCTTGACCGCCTCGACAGCGTCGCCGAGCGCTGCGCCCGGCGCCAGGTTGAAGCTGAGCGAGATCGCCGGGAATTGCGCCTGGTGAGAGATCGCCAGCGGCGCGGTGGTGCGCTTCAGTGTCGCCACGGCCGACAGCGGCACCTGCGCATTCGGCGCGCCGGCGGTGGCGCTCGCACCGCCCGGCAGATACAGCTTCGACAGGATCGAGGGATCCCGCTGGTACATCGGCAGCGCCTCCAGCACCACGCGGTACTGGTTGGCCTGGCCGTAGATGGTCGAGATCTGGCGCTGCGCGAAGGCGTCGTTCAGCGTATCGGTGATGGCCTGCAGGCTGACGCCGAGCTGTCCGGCGCGGGTACGGTCGACATCGAGCTGCGCCCGCAGGCCGCCTTCCTGTGCCTCCGAGGAGACGTCGCGGAACAAGGGA includes:
- a CDS encoding efflux RND transporter permease subunit; translation: MASISEPFIRRPVATTLLSIGLFLLGVVAYEFLPVASVPNVDFPAIFVSASRPGADPSVMAATVASPLERRLGEISGINQITSTSSLGTTNIQLQFDIGRNIDKAARDVQAAINAAMVDLPSDLPTLPRFRKANSAGAPVFVLALTSKTLSASAIYDVADTVVAQRISQVPGVGNVTISGADQPAVRIQLNPVALSNAGIATDDVRTAIVNANPLGPVGIFNGERQSETLSLNRQMRTAKEFRDIVIKSSNGSFLRLSDVADIEDGVRNARSIAWFNKQPAVLIQITKQGDANVIDTVDRVKALIPELKQWIPAGVDVSTLVDRTSTIRASVMDMQWTLLATAILVMVVVFVFLRRLTPTIAAGISVPLALAGTCAGMWVAGFSIDNLSLMALAISVGFVVDDAIVMIENMYRNLEHGMRPLQAALEGARQIGFTVVSISLSLVAAFTPLIFMDGIVGRLLREFSLTLTFAIVVSTLVSLTVTPMICAHYIRQATSGTATLFDRVIEGSLSRIVAFYARTLRTVLEFPLLTLLVFFATIGLTVTLYIKVPKGYFPTDDSGFVIGATRASADISFQSMLSLQQRLADIVMQDPAVAGIGSTVGGGGGPGGATSNRGTMFISLKPPEERDHVSTQVVIDRLRRALFPVPGIRLFMFAAQDVRAGGRQSDSDYQYTLSSTDLGLLQKWAPIVAKRLESVEGITDISSDRDPGGLQLTLAIDRQKASALGVRVQDIDNALNNAFSQRQVSIIYTQRNQYMTVLEIDPKFQVDPSNLDRIYVAGAGGVQVPLSAVVRVTRGLAALAVYHSQSFPSTTVSFNLLPDVPLQTATQNVQRAVEELHMPEGIRGSFDGNAGDFAKTSGRQPLLILGALVAMYIVLGVLYESLAHPLTIISTLPSAGLGALLALQITNTPLTVIAFVGIILLIGIVKKNGIMMVDFALDAERQRGLSSAEAIFEACQARFRPILMTTMAALFAGIPLVIATGPGTELRRPLGITIIGGLFVSQILTLYTTPVIYLLIDRLRRRSEPRPLAAPAE
- a CDS encoding tRNA-uridine aminocarboxypropyltransferase, whose amino-acid sequence is MSNPTAAAPADPIPECPHCQKPMPLCICDSVTPVENRLGLLILQHPQEQDRALGTARLLARHFAKATLRVGLSWPSLSKALGQPIENASHWAVLYLGSARAADLEAEGEIVALNRKGEVADNQRALLGKLEGVVLLDGTWSQAKALWWRNPWMLKCQRVILNPAHPSRYGRLRKEPRKDGLSTIEAAATILASLEKRPDIAQTLNASFERMLTRYREVQAEMPELAPKPPVKDRRRGVRRGKKRA
- a CDS encoding ABC transporter permease, whose amino-acid sequence is MDISLRYRRTVIGPLWITLTLAATIASVGTVYATLFKQDIAGFLPLFAVGLTVWTLIATTLQEGSSIFVASGHLIKAVPAPLIVHVLQMIARNVLIFAHHLVIVILLYVVMPWPLHWDMLLAVPGFAILLVVLLGGSVALGMLCARFRDIGSAIVSGLQFIFFLTPIIWTEDAVRGTAFHWLIRANPFATLLDLVRRPLLSQPTDAEQWLLGVVYAAVACAIGLGCYARYRHRVAYWL
- a CDS encoding ABC transporter ATP-binding protein is translated as MSPAAHIVLRNVSVTFPVLSFRDRSLRSRFVSAVTRRRKAAVPHIISALNDVSLDIRAGDRLAIIGGNGAGKTTLLRVLAGIYHPTTGSVDVLGRCLSLFDLSAGIDEEATGYENIMRRGLVIGARRAEIEARRAEIAEFTELGDRLDLPLRTYSSGMMLRLIFAVATAVEGEIVLLDEWIGVGDQQFRKKARERLDQIVARAGILVLASHDVDLIRSTCNRAILLQEGRIAAAGAIEDVLQRYLAGTGPAG